A genome region from Microplitis demolitor isolate Queensland-Clemson2020A chromosome 1, iyMicDemo2.1a, whole genome shotgun sequence includes the following:
- the LOC103577949 gene encoding uncharacterized protein LOC103577949 isoform X1, which produces MAMASADSRMEWVEIIEPRTKEHMYANLTTGECVWDPPPGVPVKKTDNNQWWELFDQQTSRFYYYNATSQKTVWHRPTDCDIIPLAKLQTLKQNTEPAISGGSGNNGNAADGQANESRRKESVATQTQTTAVGRSSRYDHHQENPILSSSMKSSGGVCKPRSSGIGVDPQLSPPSPSLSGRRPHHHHHHHHHHHHHQQQQQQQLQQQHNNRPNHRHHEQPSSQTRRHHNHSQDSGRSSDSSISHSRTSLESSAVTGFRLLESPHRHHQRSNVLQLPTSSNRTHNTSSGSGSTLEPPRSQKSGTLENVKNQKGVAMPGEPPPPPLGLSLSTSTPLFKKKIFVEHQQSSSQRDGRSVTSTESDRSRNGGGRESSRGSYGPEPSTSPYRESVGGIDSKAFLRQEMPPYRPPDIQSSPHTCKPHQTDKFGSLVESSNRYHRDRDRDRDRDRDRESYHRERVNSLEKSNAPSSGGFYPSAGAIHSRNLNKAEVIGSSGGNVGSISRRHHGCAASLSEANVREIYGAMLAAESRNNESGKNSAIRSSNISSHVNAVSKQPSFDVSERHVKEKDWGNEREKKDRDDGYGGRTKCNNLMDNNTQQALARSYSFVQQQKLQQQMMRRRDRDDDSMHERYLVSQNLHDHHARHRLGSSNTSSSNDDSNSSSNSAIGDELGGGGQVVDDEDDAKKKRSNGNPSPPASTPYYGNLLVDADHLLPLQHYILQQAKLSGCYKYGDPLLVDGEGDDDSLDEDGGGRDNDGGNGVGIGGVRGDDDSDDQFADDEAASNQGDSSSQEYLEDHYADLGNYDTAGLATYYNTTETLTRSHAASSTQATLPSTAPLAPSAPSGQTGSTTISLHTEIRDSGSMVGGVGASPRPISLPASTAFTSLVKSYDIADGADDGRRDDSTGGGDIEKYAQDNLNLNCGRPKGLRLLFRKKFSVRDILSWSKDPIPRPMLNVVEGEKLLKREACNLFRLVQVYMGDRKANVGMTLDGVATELINTVFSKPPLRDELYVQICRQTTENPRKESLRRGWELMAVCLAFVPPSATFEPYLEGYMNRHRDPNFQFPEVAKWPIHVQVSHYATVACRRLQRIGAHGKRQPRKATIEDIDQARLQIFRASMFGATLSEVIALQRDRFPQRDLPWVQTTLTRQVLMRGGTLTEGIFRVSADADEVSALKSCLDRFEDGSNLAASQDAHAPASLLKLWVRELYEPLIPDSFYIECVSMRHDESEASALNAAAIVDRLPDLNRRVLSHLIRFLQIFARPDVVARTKMDANNLAMVMAPNILRCTSQDPRVILENARKEMAFVRILIESLETAWVDDLH; this is translated from the exons atggCGATGGCGTCCGCTGATAG TAGAATGGAGTGGGTAGAAATTATCGAGCCGAGAACCAAAGAGCACATGTATGCTAATTTAACGACCGGTGAATGTGTATGGGATCCACCGCCGGGAGTTCCTGT GAAGAAGACTGATAATAACCAGTGGTGGGAATTATTTGATCAACAAACTTCGCGgttttattactataatgCAACATCGCAAAAAACTGTCTGGCATCGGCCCACTGACTGTGACATTATTCCCTTGGCTAAGTTACAG ACGCTGAAACAAAACACAGAGCCGGCGATCAGTGGTGGTTCAGGTAATAATGGTAATGCCGCAGATGGTCAGGCAAATGAGTCGAGAAGGAAAGAGTCAGTGGCTACGCAAACTCAAACAACGGCAGTTGGACGTTCATCTCGTTACGATCATCATCAAGAAAATCCAATCTTATCTTCGTCGATG AAATCCAGTGGGGGTGTATGTAAACCGCGTAGCTCGGGGATTGGTGTAGATCCTCAGCTATCACCTCCATCGCCATCTCTGTCTGGCAGGCGGCCacatcatcaccatcaccaccatcatcatcatcaccatcatcaacagcaacaacagcaacagctGCAGCAGCAGCACAATAACAGACCCAATCATCGGCATCATGAACAACCGTCTTCGCAAACACGACGGCATCACAACCATTCGCAAGACTCAGGTCGTTCGAGTGACAGTTCAATCTCTCACAGTCGCACATCCCTCGAATCATCAGCTGTTACGGGATTTCGGCTTTTGGAGTCACCGCATCGTCATCATCAGCGCTCTAATGTACTACAGTTACCAACGAGTTCAAATCGCACTCACAATACTTCTAGCGGCAGTGGTAGTACACTAGAACCACCGAGATCACAGAAAAGTGGTACTCTTGAGAATGtgaaaaaccaaaaaggcgtAGCAATGCCCGGAGAACCACCACCTCCGCCTCTTGGTCTTTCGCTCTCAACGAGTAcgccactttttaaaaaaaaaatatttgtagagCATCAGCAGTCGTCGAGTCAGAGAGATGGAAGAAGCGTTACGAGTACGGAATCTGATAGAAGTAGAAATGGAGGAG gtcGAGAGAGCAGCCGTGGATCGTATGGACCAGAACCAAGTACTTCGCCGTACCGAGAGTCAGTCGGTGGTATCGACTCAAAAGCCTTCTTGCGTCAAGAGATGCCTCCCTATCGTCCACCCGATATTCAATCATCTCCGCACACTTGTAAGCCTCATCAAACCGACAAATTTGGATCTCTCGTTGAGTCAAGTAATCGCTACCATCGAGATAGAGACAGAGATCGTGATCGTGATCGTGATCGCGAGTCTTATCACCGTGAAAGAGTCAACAGTCTTGAAAAAAGTAATGCACCATCTTCCGGAGGATTTTATCCAAGTGCTGGTGCCATTCACTCGCGGAACCTCAATAAAGCTGAGGTAATTGGATCCTCTGGTGGAAATGTCGGTAGTATTAGTCGAAGACATCATGGTTGTGCAGCTTCTCTATCAGAAGCAAATGTGCGTGAAATTTATGGTGCCATGTTAGCTGCTGAAAGTCGCAACAATGAGTCTGGTAAAAATTCAGCAATAAGAAGTAGCAATATCTCATCTCACGTCAATGCCGTTTCTAAACAACCGAGTTTTGATGTTTCCGAACGACACGTCAAAGAAAAAGATTGGGGTaatgaaagagaaaaaaaagatagaGATGATGGTTATGGTGGACGGACCAAGTGCAATAATTTGATGGATAATAATACGCAGCAGGCATTGGCGCGTAGTTATAGTTTTGTGCAGcaacaaaaattacaacagCAAATGATGAGAAGACGTGATCGTGATGATGACTCGATGCACGAACGTTATTTGGTCAGCCAAAATCTTCATGATCATCATGCCAGACATCGACTTGGTAGCAGCAATACCAGTAGTAGTAATGACGATAGTAATAGCAGTAGTAATAGTGCAATTGGTGATGAACTCGGTGGTGGTGGACAGGTAGTTGATGACGAAGATGACGCTAAGAAAAAACGAAGTAATGGCAATCCTAGTCCACCGGCATCGACACCTTATTACGGTAATTTATTAGTCGATGCCGATCATTTATTGCCGCTTCAGCATTATATACTTCAACAAGCGAAACTCTctg GTTGTTATAAATATGGGGATCCTTTGCTGGTCGATGGAGAAGGAGACGACGATTCTTTGGACGAAGACGGTGGCGGCAGAGACAATGATGGTGGCAATGGTGTAGGTATAGGCGGTGTGAGGGGAGACGATGACTCAGACGATCAGTTTGCGGACGATGAAGCTGCAAGTAATCAGGGGGATTCTTCCAGTCAAGAATATTTAGAAGATCACTATGCGG ATCTTGGAAATTATGATACAGCGGGTCTGGCAACATATTATAATACTACGGAAACCCTGACAAGATCACACGCAGCAAGTTCTACGCAAGCAACTTTGCCATCAACGGCACCTCTTGCACCCTCAGCTCCCTCTGGACAAACCGGGTCTACGACAATCTCGCTGCACACTGAAATCAGAGACAGTGGTAGTATGGTCGGTGGGGTTGGTGCCAGTCCAAGACCGATTTCTCTTCCTGCCTCGACAGCTTTTACAAGCCTAGTCAAGAGTTACGATATTGCGGACGGCGCCGACGATGGACGTCGTGATGACTCGACGGGTGGCGgtgacattgaaaaatatgcccaagataatttaaatttaaattgtggtAGACCCAAAGGTCTGAGGCTTTTGTTTCGTAAAAAATTCAGTGTACGTGATATTTTAAGCTGGTCTAAAGATCCGATTCCCCGGCCGATGCTCAACGTTGTTGAAGgtgaaaaactattaaaacGCGAAGCTTGTAATCTATTTCGGCTTGTTCAAGTTTACATGGGTGACAGAAAAGCTAATGTAGGCATGACCTTAGACGGTGTAGCTACTGAATTAATAAACACCGTATTTTCAAAACCGCCGCTTCGTGATGAGCTTTATGTGCAAATTTGTCGGCAAACAACTGAAAATCCAAGAAAAGAAAGTCTTAGAAGAGGTTGGGAATTAATGGCAGTATGTCTAGCGTTCGTACCACCAAGTGCTACTTTTGAACCGTATCTTGAAGGCTATATGAATAGGCATCGTGACCCTAATTTCCAATTTCCCGAAGTAGCCAAGTGGCCGATTCACGTACAAGTGAGTCATTACGCCACCGTAGCTTGTCGACGGTTGCAACGAATTGGGGCACACGGTAAACGGCAACCACGTAAGGCAACTATTGAAGACATCGATCAAGCACGG CTTCAAATATTCCGCGCCTCGATGTTTGGCGCTACACTGTCTGAAGTAATAGCTTTGCAACGTGATCGTTTTCCTCAACGAGACTTACCTTGGGTTCAGACAACATTAACACGCCAGGTGCTCATGCGTGGTGGTACACTAACCGAAGGAATATTTCGCGTATCCGCAGACGCCGATGAGGTCAGCGCTTTGAAATCCTGTTTGGACAGATTCGAAGACGGGTCTAATTTAGCAGCTTCCCAGGATGCCCATGCACCTGCTTCACTTTTAAAGTTATGGGTTCGCGAATTATATGAACCATTGATACCTGACTCCTTTTATATCGAGTGTGTCTCAATGCGACACGACGAGTCAGAAGCTTCTGCATTGAATGCCGCGGCTATTGTTGATCGACTTCCAGACCTCAATCGCCGAGTCCTTAGTCATCTAATTCGTTTCCTTCAA ATTTTTGCAAGACCGGATGTGGTAGCACGTACGAAAATGGACGCTAATAATCTCGCTATGGTAATGGCGCCAAATATATTACGCTGTACCTCGCAAGATCCAAGAGTAATATTGGAAAATGCACGAAAAGAAATGGCTTTTGTACGCATACTTATTGAATCATTGGAGACAGCTTGGGTGGACGATCTCCACTGA
- the LOC103577949 gene encoding uncharacterized protein LOC103577949 isoform X2, producing MAMASADRMEWVEIIEPRTKEHMYANLTTGECVWDPPPGVPVKKTDNNQWWELFDQQTSRFYYYNATSQKTVWHRPTDCDIIPLAKLQTLKQNTEPAISGGSGNNGNAADGQANESRRKESVATQTQTTAVGRSSRYDHHQENPILSSSMKSSGGVCKPRSSGIGVDPQLSPPSPSLSGRRPHHHHHHHHHHHHHQQQQQQQLQQQHNNRPNHRHHEQPSSQTRRHHNHSQDSGRSSDSSISHSRTSLESSAVTGFRLLESPHRHHQRSNVLQLPTSSNRTHNTSSGSGSTLEPPRSQKSGTLENVKNQKGVAMPGEPPPPPLGLSLSTSTPLFKKKIFVEHQQSSSQRDGRSVTSTESDRSRNGGGRESSRGSYGPEPSTSPYRESVGGIDSKAFLRQEMPPYRPPDIQSSPHTCKPHQTDKFGSLVESSNRYHRDRDRDRDRDRDRESYHRERVNSLEKSNAPSSGGFYPSAGAIHSRNLNKAEVIGSSGGNVGSISRRHHGCAASLSEANVREIYGAMLAAESRNNESGKNSAIRSSNISSHVNAVSKQPSFDVSERHVKEKDWGNEREKKDRDDGYGGRTKCNNLMDNNTQQALARSYSFVQQQKLQQQMMRRRDRDDDSMHERYLVSQNLHDHHARHRLGSSNTSSSNDDSNSSSNSAIGDELGGGGQVVDDEDDAKKKRSNGNPSPPASTPYYGNLLVDADHLLPLQHYILQQAKLSGCYKYGDPLLVDGEGDDDSLDEDGGGRDNDGGNGVGIGGVRGDDDSDDQFADDEAASNQGDSSSQEYLEDHYADLGNYDTAGLATYYNTTETLTRSHAASSTQATLPSTAPLAPSAPSGQTGSTTISLHTEIRDSGSMVGGVGASPRPISLPASTAFTSLVKSYDIADGADDGRRDDSTGGGDIEKYAQDNLNLNCGRPKGLRLLFRKKFSVRDILSWSKDPIPRPMLNVVEGEKLLKREACNLFRLVQVYMGDRKANVGMTLDGVATELINTVFSKPPLRDELYVQICRQTTENPRKESLRRGWELMAVCLAFVPPSATFEPYLEGYMNRHRDPNFQFPEVAKWPIHVQVSHYATVACRRLQRIGAHGKRQPRKATIEDIDQARLQIFRASMFGATLSEVIALQRDRFPQRDLPWVQTTLTRQVLMRGGTLTEGIFRVSADADEVSALKSCLDRFEDGSNLAASQDAHAPASLLKLWVRELYEPLIPDSFYIECVSMRHDESEASALNAAAIVDRLPDLNRRVLSHLIRFLQIFARPDVVARTKMDANNLAMVMAPNILRCTSQDPRVILENARKEMAFVRILIESLETAWVDDLH from the exons atggCGATGGCGTCCGCTGATAG AATGGAGTGGGTAGAAATTATCGAGCCGAGAACCAAAGAGCACATGTATGCTAATTTAACGACCGGTGAATGTGTATGGGATCCACCGCCGGGAGTTCCTGT GAAGAAGACTGATAATAACCAGTGGTGGGAATTATTTGATCAACAAACTTCGCGgttttattactataatgCAACATCGCAAAAAACTGTCTGGCATCGGCCCACTGACTGTGACATTATTCCCTTGGCTAAGTTACAG ACGCTGAAACAAAACACAGAGCCGGCGATCAGTGGTGGTTCAGGTAATAATGGTAATGCCGCAGATGGTCAGGCAAATGAGTCGAGAAGGAAAGAGTCAGTGGCTACGCAAACTCAAACAACGGCAGTTGGACGTTCATCTCGTTACGATCATCATCAAGAAAATCCAATCTTATCTTCGTCGATG AAATCCAGTGGGGGTGTATGTAAACCGCGTAGCTCGGGGATTGGTGTAGATCCTCAGCTATCACCTCCATCGCCATCTCTGTCTGGCAGGCGGCCacatcatcaccatcaccaccatcatcatcatcaccatcatcaacagcaacaacagcaacagctGCAGCAGCAGCACAATAACAGACCCAATCATCGGCATCATGAACAACCGTCTTCGCAAACACGACGGCATCACAACCATTCGCAAGACTCAGGTCGTTCGAGTGACAGTTCAATCTCTCACAGTCGCACATCCCTCGAATCATCAGCTGTTACGGGATTTCGGCTTTTGGAGTCACCGCATCGTCATCATCAGCGCTCTAATGTACTACAGTTACCAACGAGTTCAAATCGCACTCACAATACTTCTAGCGGCAGTGGTAGTACACTAGAACCACCGAGATCACAGAAAAGTGGTACTCTTGAGAATGtgaaaaaccaaaaaggcgtAGCAATGCCCGGAGAACCACCACCTCCGCCTCTTGGTCTTTCGCTCTCAACGAGTAcgccactttttaaaaaaaaaatatttgtagagCATCAGCAGTCGTCGAGTCAGAGAGATGGAAGAAGCGTTACGAGTACGGAATCTGATAGAAGTAGAAATGGAGGAG gtcGAGAGAGCAGCCGTGGATCGTATGGACCAGAACCAAGTACTTCGCCGTACCGAGAGTCAGTCGGTGGTATCGACTCAAAAGCCTTCTTGCGTCAAGAGATGCCTCCCTATCGTCCACCCGATATTCAATCATCTCCGCACACTTGTAAGCCTCATCAAACCGACAAATTTGGATCTCTCGTTGAGTCAAGTAATCGCTACCATCGAGATAGAGACAGAGATCGTGATCGTGATCGTGATCGCGAGTCTTATCACCGTGAAAGAGTCAACAGTCTTGAAAAAAGTAATGCACCATCTTCCGGAGGATTTTATCCAAGTGCTGGTGCCATTCACTCGCGGAACCTCAATAAAGCTGAGGTAATTGGATCCTCTGGTGGAAATGTCGGTAGTATTAGTCGAAGACATCATGGTTGTGCAGCTTCTCTATCAGAAGCAAATGTGCGTGAAATTTATGGTGCCATGTTAGCTGCTGAAAGTCGCAACAATGAGTCTGGTAAAAATTCAGCAATAAGAAGTAGCAATATCTCATCTCACGTCAATGCCGTTTCTAAACAACCGAGTTTTGATGTTTCCGAACGACACGTCAAAGAAAAAGATTGGGGTaatgaaagagaaaaaaaagatagaGATGATGGTTATGGTGGACGGACCAAGTGCAATAATTTGATGGATAATAATACGCAGCAGGCATTGGCGCGTAGTTATAGTTTTGTGCAGcaacaaaaattacaacagCAAATGATGAGAAGACGTGATCGTGATGATGACTCGATGCACGAACGTTATTTGGTCAGCCAAAATCTTCATGATCATCATGCCAGACATCGACTTGGTAGCAGCAATACCAGTAGTAGTAATGACGATAGTAATAGCAGTAGTAATAGTGCAATTGGTGATGAACTCGGTGGTGGTGGACAGGTAGTTGATGACGAAGATGACGCTAAGAAAAAACGAAGTAATGGCAATCCTAGTCCACCGGCATCGACACCTTATTACGGTAATTTATTAGTCGATGCCGATCATTTATTGCCGCTTCAGCATTATATACTTCAACAAGCGAAACTCTctg GTTGTTATAAATATGGGGATCCTTTGCTGGTCGATGGAGAAGGAGACGACGATTCTTTGGACGAAGACGGTGGCGGCAGAGACAATGATGGTGGCAATGGTGTAGGTATAGGCGGTGTGAGGGGAGACGATGACTCAGACGATCAGTTTGCGGACGATGAAGCTGCAAGTAATCAGGGGGATTCTTCCAGTCAAGAATATTTAGAAGATCACTATGCGG ATCTTGGAAATTATGATACAGCGGGTCTGGCAACATATTATAATACTACGGAAACCCTGACAAGATCACACGCAGCAAGTTCTACGCAAGCAACTTTGCCATCAACGGCACCTCTTGCACCCTCAGCTCCCTCTGGACAAACCGGGTCTACGACAATCTCGCTGCACACTGAAATCAGAGACAGTGGTAGTATGGTCGGTGGGGTTGGTGCCAGTCCAAGACCGATTTCTCTTCCTGCCTCGACAGCTTTTACAAGCCTAGTCAAGAGTTACGATATTGCGGACGGCGCCGACGATGGACGTCGTGATGACTCGACGGGTGGCGgtgacattgaaaaatatgcccaagataatttaaatttaaattgtggtAGACCCAAAGGTCTGAGGCTTTTGTTTCGTAAAAAATTCAGTGTACGTGATATTTTAAGCTGGTCTAAAGATCCGATTCCCCGGCCGATGCTCAACGTTGTTGAAGgtgaaaaactattaaaacGCGAAGCTTGTAATCTATTTCGGCTTGTTCAAGTTTACATGGGTGACAGAAAAGCTAATGTAGGCATGACCTTAGACGGTGTAGCTACTGAATTAATAAACACCGTATTTTCAAAACCGCCGCTTCGTGATGAGCTTTATGTGCAAATTTGTCGGCAAACAACTGAAAATCCAAGAAAAGAAAGTCTTAGAAGAGGTTGGGAATTAATGGCAGTATGTCTAGCGTTCGTACCACCAAGTGCTACTTTTGAACCGTATCTTGAAGGCTATATGAATAGGCATCGTGACCCTAATTTCCAATTTCCCGAAGTAGCCAAGTGGCCGATTCACGTACAAGTGAGTCATTACGCCACCGTAGCTTGTCGACGGTTGCAACGAATTGGGGCACACGGTAAACGGCAACCACGTAAGGCAACTATTGAAGACATCGATCAAGCACGG CTTCAAATATTCCGCGCCTCGATGTTTGGCGCTACACTGTCTGAAGTAATAGCTTTGCAACGTGATCGTTTTCCTCAACGAGACTTACCTTGGGTTCAGACAACATTAACACGCCAGGTGCTCATGCGTGGTGGTACACTAACCGAAGGAATATTTCGCGTATCCGCAGACGCCGATGAGGTCAGCGCTTTGAAATCCTGTTTGGACAGATTCGAAGACGGGTCTAATTTAGCAGCTTCCCAGGATGCCCATGCACCTGCTTCACTTTTAAAGTTATGGGTTCGCGAATTATATGAACCATTGATACCTGACTCCTTTTATATCGAGTGTGTCTCAATGCGACACGACGAGTCAGAAGCTTCTGCATTGAATGCCGCGGCTATTGTTGATCGACTTCCAGACCTCAATCGCCGAGTCCTTAGTCATCTAATTCGTTTCCTTCAA ATTTTTGCAAGACCGGATGTGGTAGCACGTACGAAAATGGACGCTAATAATCTCGCTATGGTAATGGCGCCAAATATATTACGCTGTACCTCGCAAGATCCAAGAGTAATATTGGAAAATGCACGAAAAGAAATGGCTTTTGTACGCATACTTATTGAATCATTGGAGACAGCTTGGGTGGACGATCTCCACTGA